In a genomic window of Pseudoglutamicibacter albus:
- a CDS encoding enoyl-CoA hydratase/isomerase family protein, producing the protein MSMIRTESNQQGVLEIVLDAPKKLNSIDEAGLEELKTTLASVSEQVSSGSVQAVILRGEGRAFCAGRDISQVDPLKDDVNHYLGELTAPVMDAIHELQVPTFAVVTGACLGVGLGLAASCDVVYVAEDAKIGSPFANLGALLDSGGHHLFVTRLGTHRALDLIYTGELISGEQAVREGLFSRSLPADEVLEFTRKTAGRVARGALDSYRASKQLVFQIRDEDLGFNASVAEEARLQEVLRTTDNYQEGFKSFQEKRKPEFKPTPPRESW; encoded by the coding sequence ATGTCGATGATTCGCACCGAGAGCAACCAGCAAGGTGTTCTCGAGATTGTTCTGGATGCCCCGAAGAAGCTGAACTCGATCGACGAGGCCGGTCTTGAAGAACTCAAGACCACGCTCGCCTCGGTCTCCGAGCAGGTCAGCTCCGGTTCGGTGCAGGCCGTGATCCTTCGCGGTGAGGGCCGCGCGTTCTGCGCAGGCCGCGACATTTCCCAGGTTGATCCGCTCAAAGACGACGTCAACCACTACCTGGGTGAGCTCACCGCCCCAGTCATGGACGCGATCCACGAGCTACAGGTCCCGACGTTCGCCGTCGTCACAGGCGCATGCCTCGGTGTTGGCTTGGGACTCGCGGCATCCTGCGACGTCGTCTACGTCGCTGAGGACGCGAAAATCGGTTCCCCGTTCGCTAACCTCGGTGCCTTGCTTGATTCGGGCGGCCACCACTTGTTCGTGACTCGCTTGGGCACGCATCGTGCCCTGGACCTGATCTACACGGGCGAGCTGATCTCCGGTGAGCAGGCCGTGCGCGAAGGCTTGTTCTCCCGGTCCTTGCCGGCCGATGAGGTGCTCGAATTCACGCGCAAGACCGCCGGGCGTGTGGCCCGGGGTGCGCTGGATTCCTACCGTGCATCCAAGCAGCTCGTGTTCCAGATCCGGGACGAAGACCTCGGCTTCAACGCATCCGTTGCCGAAGAGGCCCGCTTGCAGGAAGTTCTGCGCACCACCGATAACTACCAGGAAGGCTTCAAATCCTTCCAGGAGAAACGCAAGCCGGAGTTCAAGCCGACGCCGCCACGCGAGAGCTGGTAA
- the paaD gene encoding 1,2-phenylacetyl-CoA epoxidase subunit PaaD has product MTTDRRSAPAIEQDTVADKDTLWNIASSVNDPEIPVLSIHDLGILRDVELDGDTAVVTITPTYSGCPAMDTIADDLRLAFREAGYAGARVELTLSPAWTTDWMTEEGKKKLAEYGIAPPAGLSKDGGKVMLGLSVKCPRCHSLNTRELTRFASTACKALYQCNDCHEPFDYFKVH; this is encoded by the coding sequence GTGACAACTGATCGACGTAGCGCGCCGGCAATCGAGCAAGACACGGTGGCCGACAAGGACACGCTCTGGAACATCGCATCCAGCGTGAACGATCCGGAAATCCCGGTGCTCAGCATCCATGACCTCGGTATCCTGCGTGACGTTGAGCTCGACGGCGACACCGCCGTCGTGACCATCACGCCAACCTACTCCGGCTGTCCGGCCATGGATACGATCGCCGATGACCTGCGCCTCGCGTTCCGCGAAGCAGGCTATGCCGGCGCGCGCGTCGAACTCACGCTGAGCCCAGCGTGGACCACCGACTGGATGACCGAAGAAGGCAAGAAGAAACTCGCTGAATACGGTATCGCTCCACCAGCCGGGTTATCGAAAGATGGCGGCAAAGTGATGCTCGGGCTGAGCGTCAAATGCCCACGCTGCCACTCACTGAACACCCGCGAACTTACTCGTTTTGCTTCGACGGCATGCAAGGCGCTGTACCAGTGCAATGACTGCCACGAACCGTTCGACTACTTCAAGGTGCACTGA
- the paaE gene encoding 1,2-phenylacetyl-CoA epoxidase subunit PaaE, producing MTEAASTTRKRARFHTLKVSEIRRLTANAVEVTFDVPEEIADEFDYAPGQYVALRAMVPSYDGTPVELRRSYSISQAPVRGEIKVGIKKDQGGLFSTWANETLAVGDEIDVMSPQGTFVSKKDLVRPGEAQHLVAIAAGSGITPVMAITRSVLEADDRSQVDLVYANRSSSDVMFVEELADLKDKYPSRLAVHHVLSREQRISPLLTGRLDQEKLELLLNKVLRTDLADEWFLCGPMELVQMVRDNLAEQGVEAERVRFELFTTGQVGDPTGQHGKPVKIEEGEPTREIEFQVDGLKGTVESPIEARETILNAALRARPDVPFACSGGVCGTCRAKLVSGNVDMAENYALEQDELDAGYILTCQSVPTTDKVAVDFDA from the coding sequence ATGACTGAAGCTGCTTCCACTACACGTAAACGTGCCCGTTTTCATACGCTCAAGGTTTCTGAGATCCGCCGCCTGACGGCCAACGCTGTTGAAGTCACCTTCGATGTTCCAGAGGAAATCGCAGATGAGTTCGACTACGCGCCCGGCCAGTATGTAGCGTTGCGCGCCATGGTCCCGTCCTATGACGGCACCCCCGTCGAGCTGCGCCGCTCCTACTCGATCTCCCAGGCCCCTGTGCGCGGGGAGATCAAGGTGGGTATCAAGAAGGACCAGGGCGGCCTGTTCTCTACGTGGGCCAACGAAACACTGGCTGTAGGTGACGAAATTGACGTCATGAGCCCGCAGGGTACGTTCGTGTCCAAGAAGGATCTGGTCCGTCCAGGCGAGGCCCAGCACCTTGTAGCGATCGCGGCGGGCTCCGGCATCACCCCTGTGATGGCTATTACCCGCTCGGTTTTGGAAGCAGACGACCGTTCCCAGGTTGACCTCGTGTACGCGAACCGTTCCTCCTCAGACGTGATGTTCGTTGAGGAACTGGCTGACCTGAAGGATAAATACCCGTCCCGCCTGGCGGTGCACCACGTGCTCTCCCGTGAACAGAGGATCTCGCCGCTACTGACCGGCCGCCTGGACCAGGAGAAGCTTGAACTGCTGCTCAACAAGGTTCTGCGCACCGACTTGGCAGACGAGTGGTTCTTGTGCGGCCCGATGGAACTGGTTCAGATGGTCCGCGACAACCTCGCAGAGCAGGGAGTCGAGGCCGAACGCGTCCGCTTCGAACTGTTCACGACCGGCCAGGTGGGCGACCCAACCGGCCAGCACGGCAAGCCAGTCAAGATCGAAGAAGGCGAGCCGACCCGTGAGATCGAGTTCCAGGTCGACGGCCTCAAAGGCACCGTGGAATCGCCGATCGAAGCGCGCGAAACGATCCTCAACGCGGCACTGCGTGCCCGCCCGGACGTCCCGTTCGCTTGCTCGGGTGGCGTGTGCGGTACGTGCCGCGCCAAGCTTGTCAGCGGCAACGTGGACATGGCCGAGAACTACGCGCTTGAACAAGACGAACTGGATGCCGGCTACATCCTGACCTGCCAGTCCGTCCCAACGACCGATAAGGTCGCCGTCGACTTCGACGCCTAA
- a CDS encoding MarR family winged helix-turn-helix transcriptional regulator, which translates to MTTQPMNPEDFGALISAVSQAHSEFVYSAEVVASHNDLTPARWQVISAAAQTPATVSQIARVLGLTRQSVQRVADDAVKLGLAAYRTNPKHARASLLAPTKKGRAAVQAAQAAQAEWAAEVAASLTAEQAQQVLGAIELILEASQRHWEENDG; encoded by the coding sequence ATGACCACTCAGCCTATGAACCCTGAAGATTTCGGGGCGCTCATTTCTGCTGTCTCTCAAGCGCACTCCGAGTTCGTGTATTCCGCCGAGGTTGTGGCCTCCCACAATGACCTCACTCCCGCCCGCTGGCAGGTGATCTCCGCCGCGGCCCAGACCCCAGCGACTGTCTCTCAGATCGCCCGGGTGCTCGGGCTCACGCGCCAGTCCGTCCAGCGCGTAGCCGACGATGCGGTCAAGCTAGGGCTGGCGGCCTACCGCACCAACCCTAAGCACGCCCGCGCTTCTCTCTTGGCGCCAACCAAGAAAGGCCGCGCCGCGGTTCAAGCCGCGCAAGCCGCCCAAGCGGAATGGGCCGCTGAAGTAGCCGCGAGCCTCACCGCTGAACAAGCGCAGCAGGTGTTGGGCGCCATCGAGCTCATCTTGGAGGCAAGCCAACGCCACTGGGAGGAAAACGACGGCTAG
- a CDS encoding ABC transporter substrate-binding protein/permease gives MSYSHSYATGAQSQEGKLPLTRMTIWAMLVALVAAILVPAATAHAATGLQPSATVPATASPAEKQGEDSVEGKTFTIATDTTFAPFVFREPGTGEMIGIDMELLDAIAQDQGFKVNLKSLGFQAAVSSLTSGQADGVIAGMGVTDERKKIFDFSDAYYESGSVMAINEDDDETKGYEDLKGKTVVAKGGSEGERAAKKLAKEYGFKIKPLDQSAAMVQSVKNGSAVGVFDDDPVLRYGITQGSGLKIVTPKIPGGDYAFAVKKGQNQDLLKAFNRGLANLKASGEYQKIMSKYLDPQEAENAGNIIGLLKQSWPALQKGLINTLVITGVSFVIAMVLGLIFGFMRISGSIVLRGIARAYVAIFRGTPLLVWAFLFYFGVPQLFDVKGDVFVAGVATLALNAGAYLTEIVRGGLQAVDPGQMEAARSLGMGWGKSMRRVVVPQAVKISTPSIINQFVITLKDSSLLLTIGFAELLYQAQQIYAANYRVTETLIIVGIMYFVVITILTWIADLVDKKVNK, from the coding sequence ATGAGTTACTCGCACTCTTATGCAACCGGGGCACAGAGTCAGGAAGGCAAGCTCCCGCTGACGCGGATGACCATCTGGGCGATGCTTGTCGCTCTAGTAGCAGCCATCCTGGTGCCAGCCGCAACAGCTCACGCCGCCACTGGACTCCAGCCATCGGCAACCGTGCCGGCCACCGCATCGCCTGCTGAAAAACAAGGCGAAGATTCCGTGGAAGGCAAGACCTTCACGATTGCAACCGACACCACCTTCGCGCCATTCGTGTTCCGCGAACCAGGAACCGGCGAGATGATCGGTATCGACATGGAGCTGCTGGATGCGATCGCTCAAGACCAAGGCTTCAAAGTCAATCTCAAATCGCTTGGTTTCCAGGCCGCGGTCTCATCCCTGACCTCCGGCCAGGCCGACGGCGTCATCGCCGGTATGGGTGTCACGGACGAACGTAAGAAGATCTTCGACTTCTCGGATGCTTACTACGAGTCCGGCTCTGTGATGGCGATCAATGAAGACGATGACGAAACCAAGGGGTATGAAGACCTCAAAGGCAAGACCGTTGTCGCCAAGGGCGGCTCCGAAGGTGAACGCGCCGCCAAGAAGCTCGCTAAAGAATACGGCTTCAAAATCAAGCCTCTCGACCAGTCCGCCGCGATGGTCCAGTCCGTCAAGAACGGCTCCGCAGTAGGTGTCTTCGATGACGACCCGGTGTTGCGCTACGGCATCACCCAGGGCTCCGGACTGAAAATCGTGACCCCAAAGATCCCGGGTGGCGACTACGCGTTTGCGGTCAAGAAAGGTCAGAATCAGGACCTGCTGAAGGCCTTCAACCGCGGCCTTGCCAACCTCAAGGCTTCTGGCGAATACCAGAAGATCATGAGCAAGTACCTCGACCCACAGGAAGCTGAAAACGCCGGCAACATCATCGGCCTGCTCAAGCAGTCCTGGCCAGCACTTCAGAAGGGCCTCATCAACACCCTGGTCATCACCGGCGTCTCGTTTGTGATCGCGATGGTGCTGGGCCTCATCTTCGGGTTCATGCGCATCTCCGGCAGCATCGTGCTGCGCGGCATCGCACGCGCCTACGTCGCGATCTTCCGCGGAACCCCGCTGCTTGTGTGGGCGTTCCTGTTCTACTTCGGTGTGCCACAGCTCTTCGATGTGAAGGGCGACGTCTTCGTTGCCGGTGTCGCAACGCTGGCCCTCAACGCGGGCGCCTACCTCACAGAGATTGTTCGCGGTGGCCTCCAAGCCGTGGACCCAGGCCAGATGGAAGCTGCGCGTTCCCTCGGCATGGGATGGGGTAAGTCGATGCGCCGGGTTGTAGTCCCGCAGGCAGTCAAGATCTCGACGCCTTCGATCATCAACCAGTTCGTGATCACGCTCAAAGACTCCTCGCTGCTGCTGACCATCGGTTTCGCAGAGCTGCTCTACCAGGCACAACAGATCTACGCAGCGAACTACCGCGTGACTGAAACCCTCATCATCGTCGGCATTATGTACTTTGTGGTCATCACCATCCTCACGTGGATTGCTGACCTCGTGGATAAGAAGGTGAACAAGTGA
- a CDS encoding Lrp/AsnC family transcriptional regulator codes for MAKNPAFAPALDAVDAAIVSELLKDGRASVSAIASNVHISRAHAYQRIAGLRERGVITGYTATVNHAAMGLRSSAYVSLKLRQHSWRTLQEQLRQIPEVHHVALVGGTFDVMLLVRAADNEALRRFIFEVLQPMPEVMDTQTHLIFEDHEPETPAT; via the coding sequence GTGGCTAAAAACCCAGCGTTTGCTCCCGCTTTAGACGCGGTGGATGCAGCTATCGTCTCCGAACTGCTCAAAGACGGTCGGGCCTCGGTTTCCGCAATCGCAAGCAATGTGCATATCTCACGGGCACACGCGTATCAACGGATCGCAGGCCTGCGTGAACGCGGCGTGATCACCGGGTACACGGCAACCGTGAACCATGCCGCGATGGGTCTGCGTTCTTCCGCATACGTGTCCCTCAAGCTGCGGCAGCATTCGTGGCGCACCCTGCAAGAGCAGCTCCGCCAGATCCCGGAGGTCCACCATGTGGCCCTCGTGGGCGGAACGTTCGATGTGATGCTTCTGGTGCGCGCGGCCGATAACGAGGCGCTGCGGCGATTTATTTTCGAGGTGCTCCAGCCGATGCCTGAGGTCATGGACACCCAAACCCACTTGATCTTCGAAGACCACGAACCCGAGACTCCCGCCACATGA
- the pdhA gene encoding pyruvate dehydrogenase (acetyl-transferring) E1 component subunit alpha has protein sequence MTDHVSQTTSSGAEVTQPLDETRVGDSVSRASDSFGISVEDYLLPTRGRVQMVDEQGRLRPVEEQGIAPGHEYPLPDGARLLDAYEKLVIGRRINDQNAALVRQGRMAVYPSSHGQEACQVAVAAALEERDWLFPTYRDTVAVISRGVVPEEVMTGFRGEWHQGYNPYDHNTAVQSTPLTTQLLHAVGVAHAARMRGEDTVVIALCGDGATSEGDFHEALNFAAVYNLPVIFFVQNNGYAISVPLSQQSVAPSLAHKAVGYGMAGERVDGNDLAAVLAVLDRAVTIAREGSGPLLIEAETYRMQAHTNADDDTRYRESDEVQEWLAKDPVVRMEAYLRNEGLLDDDKAEQIKAHAEQVAKELRDAMNREITPDPKDLFTYVYVEQTPQLAEQAAMLAEELERDSASQEGEAK, from the coding sequence ATGACTGATCATGTGAGCCAAACCACAAGCTCGGGGGCTGAGGTGACTCAGCCGCTCGATGAAACGCGCGTAGGGGACTCGGTCTCCCGCGCATCGGACTCCTTCGGTATTTCCGTTGAAGACTACCTGCTACCCACACGTGGGCGCGTCCAGATGGTGGACGAACAAGGGCGGTTGCGCCCGGTAGAGGAACAAGGGATCGCCCCGGGCCATGAATACCCACTGCCGGATGGTGCCCGGTTGCTTGACGCGTATGAAAAGCTCGTCATCGGCCGCCGCATCAACGACCAGAACGCAGCGCTTGTGCGGCAGGGGCGGATGGCGGTCTATCCTTCCAGCCACGGCCAGGAAGCGTGCCAGGTTGCAGTCGCGGCAGCCCTTGAGGAGCGCGACTGGCTGTTCCCGACCTACCGTGACACGGTCGCCGTGATTTCTCGCGGCGTAGTCCCGGAGGAAGTCATGACGGGCTTCCGCGGTGAATGGCATCAGGGCTATAACCCGTACGACCACAACACCGCTGTTCAGTCCACCCCTCTCACAACCCAGCTGCTGCACGCCGTGGGTGTTGCTCACGCGGCACGCATGCGCGGTGAAGACACGGTCGTGATCGCTCTGTGCGGTGACGGCGCGACCTCGGAAGGTGATTTCCACGAGGCGCTGAACTTCGCGGCCGTGTACAACCTGCCTGTGATCTTCTTTGTCCAGAACAACGGTTACGCGATCTCGGTTCCGCTCTCACAACAGTCCGTAGCGCCGTCGCTTGCCCACAAGGCTGTCGGTTATGGCATGGCAGGGGAGCGCGTGGACGGCAACGACCTCGCCGCGGTTTTGGCCGTGCTGGACCGTGCCGTCACGATCGCCCGCGAAGGCTCCGGCCCGCTGCTGATCGAGGCGGAGACCTACCGCATGCAGGCGCACACCAACGCCGATGATGACACGCGCTACCGCGAGTCTGACGAGGTCCAGGAGTGGCTAGCGAAAGACCCCGTGGTCCGTATGGAAGCGTACCTGCGTAACGAGGGCCTGCTCGATGACGATAAAGCCGAGCAGATCAAGGCTCACGCCGAGCAGGTAGCCAAGGAGCTTCGCGACGCGATGAACCGCGAGATCACCCCTGACCCGAAGGATCTCTTCACATACGTCTACGTTGAGCAGACCCCACAGCTCGCCGAGCAAGCCGCAATGCTCGCCGAAGAGCTGGAACGTGACTCTGCTTCCCAGGAAGGTGAGGCCAAGTGA
- the paaC gene encoding 1,2-phenylacetyl-CoA epoxidase subunit PaaC — protein MKSEELDEQLAGYGDSVASATRVTPGHALRPEDIAFKEAPSSEDVAEYALWLGDDALILSQRLQKWVSNAPEMEEDIALANIALDLLGHARSFLTFAGKFWDKDEDELAYFRDEDDFRNLVMVEQPNGHFGVTIARQLLFSVYLELLYSRLVNSEDELIAAIADKSLREVQYHVDHAQQWTLRLGLGTEESHEKMVHAFRVLWPHVEEIFIDHPLQERLAEKGIAVLPSTLREEWDTRIKAVLEEASLEVPGEPGALVDGRSGNHSEHLGYILMEMQVLARRHPGVKW, from the coding sequence GTGAAGTCTGAGGAACTCGATGAGCAACTGGCTGGCTACGGCGACTCCGTCGCCTCCGCTACTCGCGTCACCCCAGGCCACGCTCTGCGCCCGGAAGACATCGCGTTCAAGGAAGCCCCAAGCTCCGAAGACGTCGCCGAATACGCGCTCTGGCTTGGCGATGATGCGCTGATCCTCTCGCAACGCCTGCAGAAGTGGGTCTCCAACGCCCCAGAAATGGAAGAGGACATCGCCCTAGCCAACATCGCGTTGGACCTGTTGGGCCATGCCCGCTCCTTCCTGACCTTCGCAGGTAAGTTCTGGGACAAGGACGAAGACGAGCTCGCATACTTCCGTGACGAAGACGACTTCCGTAACCTCGTCATGGTTGAACAACCCAACGGTCACTTCGGCGTGACCATCGCACGCCAGCTACTGTTCTCGGTCTACCTTGAACTGCTGTACTCGCGGCTGGTGAACTCCGAAGACGAGCTGATCGCGGCGATCGCTGATAAGTCCCTGCGCGAAGTCCAGTACCACGTGGACCACGCACAACAATGGACCCTGCGCCTTGGCCTGGGAACCGAAGAGTCGCACGAAAAGATGGTCCACGCGTTCCGCGTACTGTGGCCACACGTCGAAGAGATCTTCATCGACCATCCACTGCAGGAACGTCTCGCCGAAAAGGGCATCGCCGTACTGCCATCAACCCTCCGCGAAGAGTGGGACACCCGCATCAAGGCCGTCCTCGAAGAAGCCTCGCTCGAGGTCCCAGGGGAGCCAGGTGCCCTGGTTGACGGCCGTTCCGGCAACCACTCTGAACACTTGGGCTACATCCTGATGGAAATGCAGGTGTTGGCCCGCCGACACCCAGGAGTTAAGTGGTGA
- a CDS encoding alpha-ketoacid dehydrogenase subunit beta, giving the protein MEADDAVLMFGEDVGKLGGVFRITDGLQERFGNKRCFDTPLAESGIAGMAVGMAMNGMRPVIEMQFDAFAYPALEQILSHIAKMHNRTRGHVRLPLVIRVPHAGGVGGVEHHCDSSESLYAHTPGLKVFIPSGVEDAYLMLREAIDSDDPVVFFEPKKLYFGREQADLEALKNEYETKKAERRNGTARVLREGKDATIVTYGASVSTAMKAAEAAVEEGFDLEVIDVRTIVPYDDATVDASVRKTGRALVVAETPGFASIASELVARIQERNFFSLASPVKRVTGFDIPFPSPMLEKYQLPSVDRILDAVDEMTWED; this is encoded by the coding sequence ATGGAAGCAGACGATGCGGTGCTGATGTTCGGTGAAGACGTCGGTAAGCTCGGCGGCGTCTTCCGCATCACCGATGGCCTGCAGGAGCGTTTCGGCAATAAACGCTGCTTTGACACACCGCTAGCTGAATCCGGCATTGCCGGTATGGCGGTGGGCATGGCGATGAACGGTATGCGCCCAGTGATCGAGATGCAGTTCGACGCGTTCGCATACCCGGCACTCGAGCAGATTCTGAGCCACATCGCGAAGATGCACAACCGTACCCGCGGCCACGTGCGCCTGCCGCTGGTCATCCGCGTACCGCACGCTGGTGGTGTGGGTGGTGTAGAGCACCACTGCGACTCCTCGGAGTCCCTGTATGCGCACACACCGGGTTTGAAGGTTTTCATCCCGTCCGGTGTTGAGGACGCCTACCTCATGTTGCGTGAGGCGATCGACTCGGATGACCCAGTGGTGTTCTTCGAACCGAAGAAGCTCTACTTCGGCCGTGAACAAGCCGACCTAGAGGCCCTCAAGAACGAATACGAAACGAAGAAAGCAGAGCGCCGCAACGGGACCGCGCGCGTGCTACGCGAAGGTAAGGACGCGACCATCGTGACCTACGGCGCTTCCGTTTCAACCGCGATGAAGGCCGCGGAAGCAGCCGTTGAGGAGGGCTTCGACCTCGAAGTCATCGACGTGCGCACCATCGTTCCCTACGACGACGCAACCGTGGACGCGTCGGTCCGTAAGACAGGCCGTGCGCTGGTGGTCGCTGAAACACCGGGCTTCGCATCGATCGCATCCGAACTTGTGGCGCGCATCCAGGAGCGGAACTTCTTCTCGCTCGCCTCGCCAGTCAAGCGCGTCACGGGCTTCGACATCCCGTTCCCATCACCGATGCTGGAGAAGTATCAGCTGCCAAGCGTGGACCGCATCCTTGATGCCGTCGATGAGATGACGTGGGAGGACTAA
- the paaA gene encoding 1,2-phenylacetyl-CoA epoxidase subunit PaaA: MSTTVTEQTGQDFDPQAEFEALIAQDGRVEPRDWMPEAYRKTLVRQISQHAHSEIIGMQPEGNWITRAPSLKRKSILIAKVQDEAGHGLYLYSAAETLGTPRDELVEQLLDGTAKYSSIFNYPAKYWGDIGAIGWLVDGAAIANQVPLCRCSYAPYGRAMVRVCKEESFHQRQGFEALLALARGTEEQKQMAQDAINRFYEPALCMFGPPDADSKHSKQSMAWNIKRFSNDDLRQRFVGMIAEQVKFLGLTLPDPDLHYDEEAGKWIHKELNWDEFWRVVKGGGPANAQRLEHRRQAHENGAWVREAAAAYARKQQEKVRKAA; the protein is encoded by the coding sequence ATGAGCACCACCGTGACCGAGCAAACCGGCCAGGACTTTGATCCGCAAGCCGAGTTTGAGGCCCTGATCGCACAAGACGGACGTGTAGAACCGCGCGACTGGATGCCCGAGGCCTACCGCAAGACGCTGGTGCGCCAGATCTCCCAGCACGCACACTCCGAAATCATCGGGATGCAGCCTGAAGGCAACTGGATTACCCGCGCACCAAGCCTCAAGCGCAAATCCATCCTGATCGCCAAGGTCCAGGACGAAGCCGGCCACGGCCTCTACTTGTACTCGGCAGCAGAAACCCTCGGTACTCCACGCGATGAGCTCGTTGAGCAGTTGCTCGACGGCACCGCGAAGTACTCCTCGATCTTCAACTATCCAGCCAAGTACTGGGGCGACATCGGCGCTATCGGCTGGCTCGTGGACGGCGCGGCGATCGCCAACCAGGTTCCACTGTGCCGCTGCTCCTACGCTCCATACGGCCGCGCGATGGTCCGCGTCTGCAAGGAAGAGTCCTTCCACCAGCGCCAGGGCTTCGAAGCCCTGCTTGCGCTCGCCCGCGGAACCGAAGAGCAGAAGCAGATGGCCCAGGACGCCATCAACCGCTTCTACGAGCCAGCACTGTGCATGTTCGGCCCACCAGATGCTGACTCGAAGCACTCCAAGCAGTCCATGGCCTGGAACATCAAGCGCTTCTCCAACGACGACCTGCGCCAGCGCTTCGTCGGCATGATCGCAGAACAGGTCAAGTTCCTGGGCCTAACCCTGCCAGACCCAGACCTGCACTACGACGAAGAAGCCGGCAAGTGGATCCACAAGGAACTCAACTGGGACGAGTTCTGGCGCGTCGTTAAGGGCGGTGGCCCAGCTAACGCCCAGCGCCTCGAGCACCGTCGCCAGGCACACGAGAACGGGGCCTGGGTACGTGAGGCCGCTGCAGCATACGCACGTAAGCAGCAGGAAAAAGTGAGGAAGGCAGCCTGA
- a CDS encoding amino acid ABC transporter ATP-binding protein, with protein sequence MSDAAAETVIEVTDLRKAFDKNEVLKGMNLNVKRGEVISMIGPSGSGKSTFLRCLNRLEETTGGTVKVLGRDITSPKVNINKVRQNIGMVFQHFNLFPNMTVEENVMLAPVELGRVNKQEGRKKAAALLERVGLGDKAKARPQELSGGQKQRVAIARALAMEPQIMLFDEATSALDPEMVGEVLQVIRELAQEGMTMILVTHEMGFAREVSDRVLFLSDGVICEEGPPEELFGNPQQERTQSFLAKVL encoded by the coding sequence GTGTCCGATGCGGCGGCCGAAACCGTCATCGAGGTCACCGACCTGCGCAAAGCCTTCGACAAGAACGAAGTGCTTAAGGGGATGAACCTCAACGTCAAGCGCGGCGAAGTCATCTCGATGATCGGCCCATCGGGTTCCGGTAAGTCCACGTTCCTGCGTTGCCTCAACCGGCTTGAAGAAACCACGGGCGGGACCGTCAAGGTCCTCGGCCGAGACATCACCAGCCCCAAGGTCAACATCAACAAGGTTCGTCAGAACATCGGTATGGTGTTCCAGCACTTCAACCTGTTCCCGAACATGACGGTTGAAGAGAACGTGATGCTCGCCCCGGTTGAGCTGGGACGAGTGAATAAGCAGGAGGGTCGCAAAAAAGCCGCGGCACTGCTTGAGCGCGTAGGGCTTGGGGACAAAGCGAAGGCCCGCCCGCAGGAACTCTCCGGTGGCCAGAAGCAACGCGTAGCAATCGCCCGCGCGCTCGCTATGGAACCGCAGATCATGTTGTTCGACGAAGCGACCAGCGCACTCGATCCCGAAATGGTTGGGGAAGTGCTCCAGGTGATCCGCGAACTCGCGCAAGAAGGCATGACCATGATCCTGGTGACCCACGAGATGGGCTTCGCCCGCGAAGTTTCCGACCGCGTGCTCTTCCTCTCCGACGGCGTCATTTGCGAAGAAGGCCCGCCAGAGGAGCTGTTCGGTAACCCGCAACAGGAACGCACCCAGAGCTTCCTCGCCAAGGTCCTCTAA
- the paaB gene encoding 1,2-phenylacetyl-CoA epoxidase subunit PaaB produces MSAENPTNATGASLADTNEWPLWEVFVRSSRGLSHVHAGSLHAPDADMAVRNARDLYTRRNEGVSLWVVQSDDIIASDPQDKGAFFESPKGKDYRHAMYYTESEGVKHL; encoded by the coding sequence ATGAGCGCAGAGAACCCAACGAACGCAACCGGCGCATCGCTCGCAGACACCAACGAATGGCCTCTCTGGGAGGTCTTCGTCCGTTCGTCACGTGGCCTCTCCCACGTGCACGCCGGATCCCTGCACGCACCGGATGCCGATATGGCGGTCCGCAACGCACGCGACCTCTACACCCGCCGCAACGAAGGCGTATCCCTGTGGGTTGTTCAGTCCGACGACATCATTGCCTCGGACCCGCAGGACAAGGGCGCGTTCTTTGAATCGCCAAAGGGCAAGGACTACCGCCACGCCATGTACTACACCGAGTCTGAAGGGGTGAAGCACCTGTGA